Proteins encoded in a region of the Lepeophtheirus salmonis chromosome 6, UVic_Lsal_1.4, whole genome shotgun sequence genome:
- the LOC121119417 gene encoding glycine receptor subunit alpha-2 has product MLLTLFIFTHFTSQLPIGCTQQLSGPLKDLAAKIVFSKDYSIHEAPRVYADKPLLVNFSINLRNVLSVDEKQQIITLETSLRLYWEDPRIAVLPSALSESRNYVTFNPKVAEYFWIPDIFIDKSKAVRVPTYFVKPASLRVYNDSTVRYSSRLNFDVACEMDFHRFPVDEQLCEIKFESFGFTTEQLMFSWKKGSSNINQNISLAQFDMNVKLEDTYETDYYELAYPGLIMKIHLRREIGYHIVQTYIPSMIFVFVAWLSLFISPESIPGRVGMGMTTLLTLTAMFGAVRNNVPKVSYVSYLDIWMVACIFFVFSCILEFTIVSYSIKCGRKSFGDKVEVRCRIAVPIAFILFNIIYWTMLYVHSI; this is encoded by the exons ATGCttttgacattatttattttcacacATTTCACCTCTCAACTTCCCATTGGTTGTACTCAACAACTTTCCGGGCCTCTCAAGGACCTTGCCGCAAAAATAGTCTTCTCAAAGGATTATAGCATTCATGAAGCACCACGAGTATACGCTGATAAGCCACTCCTTGTCAACTTCTCAATCAACCTTCGAAACGTTCTAAGTGTAGACGAAAAGCAGCAAATCATCACACTTGAAACGAGTCTTCGACTCTATTGGGAAGATCCTCGAATTGCTGTTTTGCCATCTGCTCTTTCAGAATCAAGAAACTATGTTACATTCAATCCGAAAGTTGCGGAATACTTTTGGATCCCTGACATATTTATCGATAAATCAAAGGCTGTACGCGTTCCAACATATTTTGTTAAGCCGGCTTCTCTGAGAGTGTATAACGACTCGACTGTTCGGTATTCTAGTCGTTTGAATTTTGATGTTGCTTGTGAAATGGACTTTCATCGTTTTCCGGTTGATGAACAACTCTGTGAGATTAAGTTTGAAAGCTTTGGGTTTACTACTGAGCAGCTCATGTTCTCTTGGAAAAAGGGATCGagtaatattaatcaaaatatatctctTGCTCAATTTGACATGAATGTAAAATTGGAAGACACCTATGAAACAGACTACTACGAGCTAGCTTATCCAG GTCTCATTATGAAAATTCATTTAAGGCGAGAGATTGGCTATCATATCGTTCAAACATACATTCCCAGCATGATCTTTGTATTTGTAGCCTGGCTATCACTCTTTATATCACCAGAATCTATACCGG GCCGTGTGGGCATGGGTATGACGACACTTCTAACCCTTACAGCCATGTTTGGAGCTGTTCGAAACAATGTTCCTAAAGTGTCTTATGTATCCTACCTGGATATTTGGATGGTTGCCtgtatttttttcgtattttctTGTATACTTGAGTTTACTATTGTGTCCTACTCCATTAAATGTGGACGAAAATCCTTTGGTGATAAAGTGGAAGTACGCTGTCGAATTGCCGTTCCAATcgctttcattttatttaatattatatattggacTATGTTGTATGTTCATAGTATATGA